In the genome of Candidatus Eisenbacteria bacterium, one region contains:
- a CDS encoding P-loop NTPase — protein sequence MKRDRLRVVSGAVDPGASSDHPARGSRPHARTLGVVSGRGGVGRSQLAANLAVALQQRGARVLLVDLDLAQASLDLVLGVHARWDLHHWLRGERVLDELMLDAPGGIRLLAAGPSPVAVETLDDYRREALLRGIGALDVPIDVVVLDLPAGADAAPFANACDDAVLVTTSEESSVSDAYALLKQMHARAPRLAWHLVLSMTATAEEEMETWQRLRAVTRRFLGFELPSWGSVPIDAALARAARAQEPVVVAYPGSNAAAAYRSFASRVWAPSGDPLANPNVPERLEA from the coding sequence ATGAAGCGCGACCGCCTGCGCGTCGTCAGTGGCGCCGTCGATCCCGGGGCTTCGAGCGATCATCCGGCGCGTGGTTCGCGTCCGCACGCCCGCACGCTCGGGGTGGTCTCGGGGCGCGGAGGCGTCGGTCGTTCGCAACTCGCGGCCAATCTCGCCGTCGCGCTGCAGCAGCGTGGCGCCCGCGTGCTGCTCGTCGATCTCGATCTGGCCCAGGCAAGCCTCGATTTGGTGCTCGGGGTTCACGCGCGCTGGGACCTGCATCACTGGCTGCGCGGTGAGCGCGTGCTCGACGAATTGATGCTCGATGCCCCGGGGGGCATCCGCCTGCTGGCGGCTGGACCGTCGCCCGTCGCAGTCGAGACGCTCGACGATTATCGCCGAGAAGCGCTGCTGCGCGGCATCGGAGCGCTCGACGTGCCGATCGACGTCGTGGTCCTCGATCTGCCCGCGGGTGCCGATGCGGCGCCGTTCGCGAACGCCTGCGACGACGCGGTGCTCGTCACGACCTCCGAGGAGAGTTCGGTCTCGGACGCCTACGCGCTGCTCAAGCAGATGCACGCACGCGCGCCGCGGCTCGCATGGCATCTGGTGCTCAGCATGACGGCGACCGCCGAAGAGGAAATGGAGACCTGGCAGCGACTGCGCGCCGTGACCCGTCGTTTCCTCGGATTCGAGCTGCCGTCGTGGGGCTCGGTGCCGATCGATGCCGCACTGGCGCGCGCCGCACGCGCCCAGGAACCCGTTGTTGTTGCCTACCCGGGCTCGAATGCGGCGGCGGCCTATCGCTCGTTCGCATCGCGAGTCTGGGCTCCCTCCGGTGATCCCCTTGCGAACCCCAACGTCCCCGAGAGGCTCGAAGCCTAG
- a CDS encoding response regulator, whose product MPHILIVEDEATMSWALSEGLADDGFTIDTFRTAEEAWRWLQGSRSDLVISDLRLPGMSGLELARKLRRGRHAQPVIIVTAYGSSETLRDLRSAGVYECLPKPFRMEHLRQAVHRALETALAARSARRTRTARATKASNSTRIVPASNAAGATRRSTTRPAASRATRSVRRAA is encoded by the coding sequence ATGCCCCACATTCTGATCGTCGAGGATGAAGCCACCATGTCGTGGGCCCTGTCGGAAGGGCTCGCCGACGATGGATTCACCATCGATACCTTTCGCACCGCCGAGGAGGCGTGGCGCTGGCTGCAGGGCTCGCGCAGCGACCTCGTGATCTCGGATCTGCGACTGCCTGGCATGAGCGGCCTCGAACTCGCGCGCAAGCTGCGCCGCGGCCGTCATGCGCAACCGGTCATCATCGTCACCGCCTACGGCTCATCGGAGACGCTGCGTGATCTGCGTTCGGCCGGCGTCTACGAGTGCCTGCCCAAGCCGTTCCGCATGGAGCACCTGCGTCAGGCGGTGCATCGTGCGCTCGAAACCGCACTGGCCGCGCGCTCGGCGCGACGTACCCGCACCGCACGTGCGACGAAGGCCTCGAACTCCACGCGTATCGTTCCGGCGTCGAATGCTGCCGGCGCCACGCGGCGATCGACCACCCGGCCGGCCGCTTCACGCGCGACGCGCAGCGTGCGGAGAGCGGCGTGA
- a CDS encoding FliA/WhiG family RNA polymerase sigma factor — MPRVAVPTARRTATRKPATSTRSKSAPRASTVARSTTLTRTQAPVRATVTPITAAARRPGSPRTIPAAVTYSKDELLQRFAPLVRHVVERIATTLPRNVDHEDLYSAGVLGLLDAHAKFDAHKGVKFETYAVWRIKGAVLDQLRALDWASRSMRRKARNLDGVTRKLDQKLGRAASDEEVAKEMRLSRADYFRLLDQVRGAVLVSLDETRSSEDQEPTTLADHLADPTIVDIEQRLADEESKLLLLRTLDHLPEQERLVVALYYYEHMTLKEIGRTLGISESRVSQVHTRAMSRLRLRLGNSLAEAA, encoded by the coding sequence ATGCCGCGCGTCGCCGTCCCGACCGCACGTCGTACCGCCACCCGCAAGCCCGCCACCTCGACGCGAAGCAAGTCCGCACCCCGCGCGTCGACGGTTGCACGATCGACCACGCTCACACGCACTCAAGCCCCGGTGCGCGCGACCGTGACGCCGATCACCGCAGCCGCCCGACGGCCCGGAAGCCCGCGCACGATCCCGGCCGCGGTGACCTATTCAAAGGACGAACTGTTGCAGCGGTTCGCGCCGCTCGTGCGCCACGTGGTGGAGCGCATCGCAACGACGCTTCCGCGTAACGTGGACCACGAGGACCTCTACTCGGCGGGCGTACTCGGCCTGCTCGACGCGCATGCGAAGTTCGACGCGCACAAGGGCGTCAAGTTCGAGACTTACGCCGTGTGGCGCATCAAGGGCGCGGTGCTGGATCAGCTGCGCGCGCTCGACTGGGCCTCGCGCTCGATGCGCCGCAAGGCACGCAATCTCGACGGCGTGACGCGCAAGCTCGACCAGAAGCTCGGCCGCGCGGCGTCCGACGAAGAAGTCGCGAAGGAGATGCGGCTGTCGCGGGCCGACTACTTCCGGCTGCTCGATCAGGTTCGCGGTGCGGTGCTCGTTTCGCTCGATGAAACCCGCTCGAGCGAAGACCAGGAACCGACCACGCTCGCCGATCACCTCGCCGACCCGACCATCGTGGACATCGAACAGCGTCTCGCCGATGAGGAGAGCAAGCTGCTCCTGCTGCGGACGCTCGACCATCTGCCGGAACAGGAGCGGCTGGTGGTGGCGCTCTACTACTACGAGCACATGACGCTCAAGGAGATCGGACGCACGCTGG